One genomic window of Thermococcus indicus includes the following:
- a CDS encoding NifB/NifX family molybdenum-iron cluster-binding protein, whose product MRIAVPLKDERGLESEVCEHFGRAKYFAFVEVDDGTIKGAEVVEVPFEEHGPGDIPNFVKDHGGEVVLAYGMGRKAMAYFESLGITVVTGAYGRVKDVVEAFIHQVLEVDSHWRERIEATKHQ is encoded by the coding sequence ATGAGAATCGCGGTTCCCCTGAAGGACGAGAGAGGGCTGGAGAGCGAGGTCTGCGAGCACTTCGGCCGGGCTAAATATTTCGCGTTCGTTGAGGTTGATGATGGCACCATCAAGGGCGCCGAAGTCGTCGAGGTTCCCTTCGAGGAGCACGGCCCTGGAGACATTCCAAACTTCGTGAAGGACCACGGCGGGGAAGTCGTGCTTGCCTACGGAATGGGCAGAAAGGCCATGGCATACTTCGAGAGCCTTGGCATCACCGTCGTCACCGGGGCCTACGGAAGGGTCAAAGACGTCGTTGAGGCCTTCATACACCAGGTTCTTGAGGTCGACTCCCACTGGAGGGAGAGAATAGAGGCGACGAAACACCAGTAA
- the hypA gene encoding hydrogenase nickel incorporation protein HypA, whose translation MHEWALADGIVRTALDYAEKEGASKLLAVQVVLGELQDVNAEIVEFAMKELLKGTIGEGAEIEFIEEEAVFKCRDCGHEWKLKEVKGSFDERIKEDIHFIPEVVHAFLACPKCGSRDFEVVKGRGVYISGIKIEKEGEA comes from the coding sequence ATGCACGAGTGGGCACTCGCCGATGGTATAGTTAGAACCGCTCTGGATTACGCCGAAAAGGAAGGCGCGTCGAAGCTCCTTGCCGTTCAGGTTGTCCTGGGAGAACTTCAGGACGTCAACGCCGAGATAGTCGAGTTCGCGATGAAGGAGCTCCTCAAGGGGACCATTGGAGAGGGAGCGGAGATAGAGTTCATCGAAGAAGAGGCGGTCTTCAAGTGCCGCGACTGCGGCCACGAGTGGAAACTGAAGGAAGTGAAGGGAAGCTTCGACGAGCGCATAAAGGAGGACATACACTTCATTCCCGAGGTCGTTCACGCCTTCCTCGCCTGTCCGAAGTGCGGAAGCAGGGACTTCGAGGTGGTCAAGGGTAGGGGAGTTTACATAAGCGGCATAAAGATCGAGAAGGAGGGGGAGGCATGA
- the hypF gene encoding carbamoyltransferase HypF, with amino-acid sequence MKAYRLHVQGIVQAVGFRPFVYRIAHENNLRGYVKNLGDAGVEIVVEGREEEVESFLRDLREKLPPLARIETIRKRELPPQGFDRFYIEKSSQGGEGGDSIIPPDIAICEDCLRELFDPTDKRYMYPFIVCTNCGPRFTIIEDLPYDRINTTMREFPMCDYCESEYRDPLNRRYHAEPVCCPVCGPSYRLYTNDGDEIIGDPLKKAAELIDKGYIVAIKGIGGIHLACDATNEEAVAELRRRTHRPQKPFAIMAKDVETIEEFSFLSREELEELTSYRRPIVTLRKKEPFPLPENLAPGLHTIGVMLPYAGTHYILFHWSKSKVYVMTSANYPGMPMVKDNDRAFEELKDVADYFLLHNRKILNRADDSVIRFVNGRRAVIRRSRGFVPLPVEIPFNYRGLAVGAELLNAFGVAKNGKVYPSQYIGNTSKVEVLEFMGEAIEHFKRILRVDGFDLIIADLHPSYNTTKLAMEMANELNVEFLQVQHHYAHIASVMAERKLDEMIGIAVDGVGYGTDGNTWGGEVIYLSYEDVERLAHIDYYPLPGGDLASYYPLRALMGILSKVYSIDELEGIIERCCPKAIESLRYGKVEFEVILTQLAKEVNTGYASSTGRVLDAFSVLLNVAYRRHYEGEPAMKLESFAMRGKNDLKFEVPVEGELIRVEELFAQALDVIDTASPADIAYSLHLALGRAFAETAVEKAKEFGVKNVGISGGVAFNELIVKTARKIVEAAGLSFHTTHEVPRGDNGINVGQAFLGGLYLEGYLTREDLML; translated from the coding sequence ATGAAGGCTTACCGGCTTCACGTTCAGGGCATCGTTCAGGCCGTCGGATTTCGGCCCTTCGTCTACAGAATCGCCCATGAAAACAACCTGAGGGGCTACGTCAAGAACCTCGGCGATGCGGGGGTTGAGATAGTCGTCGAGGGCAGGGAGGAGGAGGTAGAGTCTTTTCTGCGAGACCTCAGGGAGAAGCTTCCCCCACTCGCGCGGATAGAGACAATAAGAAAGAGGGAGCTTCCACCCCAGGGCTTCGACCGCTTCTACATCGAGAAGAGCTCCCAGGGCGGGGAAGGCGGGGACTCGATAATCCCGCCCGATATAGCCATCTGTGAAGACTGTCTGAGGGAGCTCTTTGACCCGACGGACAAGCGCTATATGTATCCCTTCATCGTCTGCACCAACTGTGGGCCCAGGTTTACAATCATCGAGGATCTGCCCTACGATAGAATCAACACCACGATGAGAGAGTTCCCGATGTGCGACTACTGCGAGAGCGAGTACAGGGATCCTCTCAACAGGCGCTACCATGCGGAACCCGTCTGCTGTCCGGTCTGCGGGCCGAGCTACCGGCTCTACACGAATGATGGAGATGAAATCATCGGCGACCCGCTGAAAAAGGCGGCGGAGCTGATAGACAAGGGCTACATCGTCGCCATCAAGGGGATCGGTGGAATACACCTCGCCTGTGACGCCACCAACGAGGAAGCTGTTGCGGAGCTGAGGAGGAGAACCCACAGACCCCAGAAGCCCTTCGCGATAATGGCGAAGGACGTCGAGACGATTGAGGAGTTCTCCTTCTTAAGCAGAGAGGAACTCGAGGAGCTGACCTCCTACAGGAGGCCAATAGTAACGCTCCGCAAGAAGGAGCCGTTTCCCCTGCCGGAGAACCTCGCGCCGGGACTTCACACCATAGGCGTCATGCTCCCCTACGCGGGAACGCATTACATACTCTTCCACTGGAGCAAAAGCAAAGTCTACGTCATGACCTCTGCGAACTACCCGGGAATGCCGATGGTCAAGGACAACGACCGGGCCTTCGAGGAGCTGAAGGATGTCGCGGACTACTTCCTCCTCCACAACAGGAAGATACTCAACCGCGCGGATGACAGCGTCATCAGGTTCGTCAACGGAAGGAGGGCGGTGATAAGGCGCTCCCGCGGCTTCGTGCCGCTGCCCGTAGAGATACCCTTCAACTACCGCGGCTTGGCCGTCGGGGCGGAGCTTCTCAACGCCTTCGGCGTCGCCAAAAACGGGAAGGTTTACCCCAGCCAGTACATCGGGAACACCTCGAAGGTCGAAGTCCTCGAGTTCATGGGAGAGGCCATAGAACACTTCAAGAGAATCCTCCGCGTGGACGGGTTCGACCTCATAATAGCCGACCTGCACCCGAGCTACAACACGACAAAGCTGGCCATGGAGATGGCCAACGAGCTGAACGTGGAGTTCCTCCAGGTGCAGCACCACTACGCACACATAGCGAGCGTCATGGCCGAGCGGAAGCTGGACGAGATGATAGGCATAGCCGTTGACGGCGTCGGCTACGGGACGGATGGAAACACCTGGGGCGGCGAGGTAATATACCTGAGCTACGAGGACGTTGAGAGATTGGCCCACATAGACTACTACCCGCTCCCGGGCGGAGATTTGGCCAGTTACTACCCGCTAAGGGCCCTGATGGGTATTCTGAGCAAGGTTTACAGCATAGATGAGCTCGAGGGGATAATAGAGAGATGCTGCCCGAAGGCCATCGAGAGCCTCCGCTACGGAAAGGTGGAGTTCGAGGTAATACTTACCCAGCTGGCAAAGGAGGTCAACACGGGCTACGCCTCCTCAACCGGCAGGGTGCTGGATGCATTCTCTGTTCTCCTCAACGTGGCGTACAGAAGGCACTACGAAGGCGAGCCGGCGATGAAGCTGGAGAGCTTCGCGATGCGCGGGAAGAACGATCTGAAGTTTGAGGTTCCCGTTGAGGGAGAGCTGATAAGGGTGGAAGAGCTCTTTGCCCAGGCACTCGACGTCATCGACACAGCCAGCCCGGCGGACATAGCCTACTCCCTCCACCTCGCCCTCGGAAGGGCCTTCGCAGAAACCGCCGTGGAGAAAGCTAAGGAGTTCGGGGTCAAGAACGTTGGAATAAGCGGCGGCGTCGCCTTCAACGAGCTGATAGTCAAGACCGCCAGAAAGATCGTTGAGGCCGCCGGCTTGAGCTTCCACACGACCCACGAGGTTCCGCGCGGCGATAACGGGATAAACGTCGGCCAGGCCTTCCTCGGCGGACTTTACCTCGAGGGATACCTCACGAGGGAGGACCTGATGCTGTAA
- a CDS encoding nucleotidyltransferase domain-containing protein, with the protein MEVRKLIHDTVINVCGEQGVGVVEIILFGSRAKGTAKEGSDWDILLVTDGRVEWKKRLHLTGEIRKRLAKKGLAMDILVVSKEELERLRDSKEYIYYYALREGIPV; encoded by the coding sequence GTGGAAGTGCGGAAGCTGATCCATGATACAGTTATTAACGTCTGCGGGGAGCAGGGAGTCGGTGTAGTTGAGATAATACTCTTTGGGTCAAGGGCCAAGGGCACCGCTAAAGAAGGCAGTGACTGGGATATTCTGCTCGTCACAGATGGCAGGGTGGAATGGAAAAAAAGACTGCATCTTACTGGAGAAATAAGGAAGAGGCTGGCAAAGAAGGGCCTCGCCATGGACATCCTCGTTGTATCCAAAGAGGAGCTTGAAAGGCTCAGGGACTCAAAGGAGTACATCTACTACTACGCCCTTCGGGAGGGTATCCCCGTATGA
- the hypD gene encoding hydrogenase formation protein HypD, whose amino-acid sequence MNVTDVLNAFKDRELAQKVVRKIREEAKGLDELRFMHVCGTHEDTVTRSGIRSLLPENVKIVSGPGCPVCITPVEDIVKMREIMKEAYAEGDRIILTTFGDMYKIPTPLGSFADLKSEGYDVRVVYSIFDTYRIAKENPDRTVVHFSPGFETTTAPAAGMLNAVVEEGLENFKIYSVHRLTPPAVEALVKAGTRFHGLIDPGHVSTIIGVRGWEYITTDYGIPQVIAGFEPVDMLMAILLLIRMVKNGEVKILNEYTRVVKYEGNVTAQRLIDKFFDVTDARWRALGTIPESGLELKKEWKELEIRTYYDPEVPKLPDLEKGCICGAILRGLALPPQCPHFGKTCTPRSPIGPCMVSYEGTCSIFYKYGALF is encoded by the coding sequence ATGAACGTGACCGACGTCCTGAACGCCTTCAAGGACAGGGAGCTGGCCCAGAAGGTCGTGAGGAAGATACGCGAGGAGGCGAAGGGTCTCGATGAGCTCCGCTTCATGCACGTCTGCGGGACGCACGAGGATACCGTAACCCGCTCCGGAATACGCTCGCTTTTGCCGGAGAACGTCAAGATAGTCAGCGGGCCGGGCTGTCCTGTCTGCATAACCCCCGTCGAGGACATCGTCAAGATGCGCGAGATAATGAAGGAGGCCTACGCGGAGGGAGATAGGATAATCCTGACCACCTTCGGGGACATGTACAAAATCCCAACTCCCCTTGGAAGCTTTGCGGACCTCAAGAGCGAGGGCTACGATGTCAGGGTCGTCTATTCCATATTCGACACCTACAGGATTGCCAAGGAGAACCCCGACAGAACTGTCGTGCACTTCAGTCCCGGCTTTGAGACGACTACTGCCCCAGCCGCTGGAATGCTGAACGCCGTCGTGGAGGAGGGGCTTGAAAACTTCAAGATATACTCCGTCCACCGCCTAACTCCCCCAGCCGTTGAGGCCCTCGTGAAGGCCGGAACGCGCTTCCACGGGCTCATAGACCCGGGTCACGTCTCAACGATAATAGGCGTTAGAGGCTGGGAGTACATAACGACCGACTACGGCATACCGCAGGTCATAGCGGGCTTCGAGCCCGTGGACATGCTGATGGCTATTCTGCTCCTCATACGGATGGTTAAGAACGGCGAGGTGAAGATACTCAACGAGTACACGAGGGTTGTCAAGTACGAGGGCAACGTAACGGCTCAGAGGCTTATCGATAAGTTCTTCGACGTCACCGACGCCAGGTGGCGCGCCCTCGGAACCATACCCGAAAGCGGGCTTGAGCTGAAGAAGGAATGGAAAGAGCTGGAGATAAGGACGTACTACGACCCGGAGGTTCCAAAGCTTCCAGACCTCGAAAAGGGCTGCATCTGCGGCGCCATCCTTCGCGGTCTGGCGCTGCCTCCCCAGTGCCCGCACTTCGGCAAGACATGCACGCCGCGGAGCCCAATAGGGCCGTGCATGGTCTCATACGAAGGAACCTGCAGCATCTTCTACAAGTACGGAGCTTTGTTCTGA
- a CDS encoding Mrp/NBP35 family ATP-binding protein: MISIDPRVKGIEARLEKVKRIIPVVSGKGGVGKSLVSTTLALVLAEKGHKVGLLDLDFHGASDHVILGFEPEEFPEEEYGVIPPTVHGIKFMSIVYYSEDKPTPMRGMEISDALIELLAITRWDELDYLIIDMPPGLGDQFLDVLRFLKRGEFLVVATPSKLSINVVEKLLTLLGEREHRILGIIENLKLDEEKDIEELAKRFDVPYLAGIPLYRDLEGKIGKPDELLKTNFAERIRKVVEEI; this comes from the coding sequence ATGATAAGCATAGACCCGCGCGTCAAGGGCATAGAGGCTCGCCTTGAGAAGGTGAAGCGCATAATCCCCGTTGTCAGCGGAAAGGGCGGGGTTGGAAAGTCGCTGGTTTCGACCACTCTCGCCCTCGTTTTAGCCGAGAAGGGCCACAAGGTCGGCCTGCTCGACCTCGACTTCCACGGCGCAAGCGACCACGTTATCCTCGGCTTCGAGCCGGAGGAGTTCCCGGAGGAGGAGTACGGCGTAATCCCGCCGACGGTTCACGGGATAAAGTTCATGAGCATCGTCTACTACTCCGAGGACAAGCCGACGCCCATGAGGGGCATGGAGATAAGCGACGCCCTCATAGAGCTCCTCGCCATAACGCGCTGGGACGAGCTGGACTACCTCATCATAGACATGCCGCCCGGCCTCGGCGACCAGTTCCTCGACGTGCTGAGGTTCCTCAAGAGAGGCGAGTTCCTCGTCGTTGCAACGCCGTCAAAGCTCTCCATTAACGTCGTTGAGAAGCTTTTGACCCTGCTGGGGGAGAGGGAACACAGAATCCTCGGAATTATCGAGAACCTCAAGCTGGACGAGGAAAAGGACATAGAGGAGCTGGCTAAGAGGTTCGACGTGCCATATCTGGCCGGCATACCGCTGTACAGAGACTTGGAAGGGAAGATAGGAAAGCCGGACGAACTGTTAAAGACGAATTTCGCAGAGAGGATAAGGAAAGTCGTGGAGGAGATTTAG
- a CDS encoding hydrogenase 3 maturation endopeptidase HyCI encodes MELPELLRKAKRVVVCGIGNDVRGDDAFGVIVAERLKELVNSPNVLVLNCGEVPESYTGKITNFKPDLVIFVDAVDFGGEHGEVIVADPEGTLGEAVSTHSLPLKVLVGYLKTRLNAEFVLIGCQPAVLGLFQEPSEIIIERAKTLAESLAGALGGG; translated from the coding sequence ATGGAGCTCCCCGAACTCCTCAGGAAGGCCAAGCGGGTCGTCGTCTGTGGCATAGGTAACGATGTTAGGGGGGACGATGCCTTCGGCGTCATCGTCGCCGAGAGGCTGAAAGAACTCGTGAATAGCCCAAACGTCCTCGTTCTGAACTGCGGCGAGGTTCCGGAGAGCTACACCGGAAAAATAACCAACTTCAAGCCCGACCTGGTTATCTTCGTCGATGCCGTTGACTTCGGCGGGGAGCACGGGGAAGTCATAGTCGCCGATCCGGAGGGAACCCTCGGCGAGGCCGTCTCGACCCACAGCCTGCCGCTCAAGGTTCTGGTGGGCTACCTGAAGACACGCCTCAACGCGGAGTTCGTCCTCATCGGCTGCCAGCCGGCCGTTCTGGGCCTCTTCCAAGAGCCGAGCGAGATTATAATCGAACGGGCGAAAACACTCGCAGAATCGCTGGCCGGGGCCCTCGGAGGTGGTTGA
- a CDS encoding HEPN domain-containing protein, producing the protein MKERIPLMINKAERSLEAARTLHESGMYDFAVSRAYYTMFYCAEAILLTKGISVSKHSAVIALLGREFVKTGEVPHKFFTYITLAFEVRQVGDYSVMNDIPEETSLQQIKHAEEFLEFTRRYLSFKGFLEE; encoded by the coding sequence ATGAAAGAGAGAATTCCTTTGATGATTAATAAGGCAGAGAGAAGTCTCGAAGCGGCAAGAACACTCCACGAGAGTGGCATGTACGACTTCGCGGTTTCAAGGGCTTATTATACCATGTTCTACTGCGCTGAGGCCATTCTGCTAACGAAGGGGATAAGCGTTTCGAAGCATTCCGCTGTTATAGCCCTCCTCGGAAGGGAGTTCGTGAAGACCGGCGAAGTTCCCCACAAGTTCTTTACCTACATCACGCTTGCCTTTGAGGTGAGGCAGGTAGGTGACTACTCTGTGATGAACGACATCCCTGAGGAAACATCCCTGCAACAGATTAAGCACGCCGAGGAGTTCCTTGAATTCACGAGGCGTTACCTCTCATTCAAAGGCTTTTTGGAGGAATGA
- a CDS encoding nucleotidyltransferase domain-containing protein, with translation MPVIQREELEKILREVKSSLQEILGDDLVEVILFGSYARGEAREDSDVDVLVVVKNWPSVEKLERIGELSAELVLKYGVVFSLIPYVENPKMSSDPLIWNVNTEGVRI, from the coding sequence ATGCCCGTAATCCAGAGAGAAGAACTGGAAAAGATCCTGCGCGAGGTAAAGTCCAGCCTGCAAGAAATTCTCGGCGATGACTTGGTGGAGGTCATCCTCTTCGGCTCCTACGCGAGGGGAGAGGCGAGGGAAGACAGCGACGTTGATGTTCTGGTGGTGGTCAAGAACTGGCCGAGCGTCGAGAAACTTGAAAGAATTGGCGAGCTTTCGGCGGAATTGGTTCTGAAGTACGGTGTTGTGTTCTCACTGATTCCATACGTTGAGAACCCCAAAATGTCGAGCGACCCGTTGATATGGAACGTTAATACCGAGGGGGTCAGGATATGA
- a CDS encoding HypC/HybG/HupF family hydrogenase formation chaperone, which yields MCLAIPGKIIEIDGKTAVVDFGGVRREVRLDLLPNVEVGNYVIVHTGFAIERLDEKRALEILEAWAEVERALEG from the coding sequence ATGTGCTTAGCGATTCCGGGAAAGATCATCGAAATCGACGGAAAAACCGCGGTTGTAGATTTTGGAGGCGTGAGGCGGGAGGTTCGCCTGGATTTGCTTCCGAACGTCGAGGTTGGGAACTACGTCATAGTTCACACGGGCTTCGCGATAGAGAGGCTCGACGAGAAGAGGGCACTGGAGATACTCGAGGCGTGGGCAGAGGTCGAGCGGGCATTGGAGGGATGA
- a CDS encoding HEPN domain-containing protein produces MSYLDWIRKGEDDLKLAELAVENDIPDYAAFHAQQAVEKFLKAFLLKNDKPLVRTHDIAYLIERCKEIDPSFEELYNLGAHYLSDFAVEVRYPGYHTVPKELAEEAIKIAKQVLDFIIQRMEE; encoded by the coding sequence ATGAGCTACCTCGATTGGATACGAAAGGGAGAAGACGACCTCAAGTTAGCCGAACTCGCAGTGGAGAACGATATTCCGGACTACGCTGCATTTCACGCCCAGCAGGCCGTTGAGAAGTTCCTGAAGGCATTCCTTCTTAAAAATGATAAACCGCTGGTAAGAACCCACGACATAGCGTACCTCATTGAAAGGTGTAAGGAAATAGACCCCTCTTTTGAGGAGCTCTATAACCTCGGGGCTCACTATCTCTCGGACTTTGCCGTCGAAGTCAGATATCCCGGTTACCACACCGTACCAAAAGAACTGGCGGAGGAAGCGATAAAAATCGCGAAACAGGTTTTGGATTTTATCATTCAGCGGATGGAGGAATGA
- the tdt gene encoding TDT family transporter translates to MGIKDFAPSWFASVMGTGALALVSKAYSWKLPPLGNFAELLTYLNTVLFFVLLVPWVLRWMEYREDALRDLHHPVLGNFYGTIAIAMLILSADYLMIFGNTTLAWAFWLAGVPLTIFFAFLIPYLFFTCEGIDTKAITPAWFIPPVGLIVIPISGAKLMTLTSGTAREIMALINVFAWGSGFFLYLALFALVMLRFIRHEPMPCGIAPSIWINLGPIGAGTSTLYALVKASDFITVKEPFLVFGLLFWGFGVWWLVMAILMTLHYVRKLNLPYSLAWWAFIFPLGAYVSATFNVGTAFEINAIVNFGFLLYWLLLVIWLVTGIKTVKLVGTKHKAK, encoded by the coding sequence ATGGGAATCAAAGACTTCGCGCCGAGCTGGTTCGCGAGCGTTATGGGAACCGGCGCCCTGGCCCTCGTGAGCAAGGCTTACTCATGGAAACTCCCGCCCCTCGGAAACTTCGCCGAGCTCCTGACCTACCTCAACACGGTTTTGTTCTTCGTTCTGCTGGTGCCCTGGGTTCTGAGATGGATGGAATACAGAGAAGACGCCCTCAGAGACCTCCACCATCCTGTGCTCGGCAACTTCTACGGCACCATCGCGATAGCTATGCTGATCCTCTCGGCTGACTACCTGATGATATTCGGAAACACCACGCTCGCGTGGGCCTTCTGGCTGGCAGGCGTCCCGCTGACGATATTCTTCGCGTTCCTCATCCCGTACCTCTTCTTCACCTGCGAGGGAATTGACACCAAGGCCATAACACCGGCGTGGTTCATCCCGCCCGTGGGTCTGATAGTCATCCCGATAAGCGGCGCCAAGCTGATGACGCTGACGAGCGGAACGGCGAGGGAAATCATGGCCCTCATCAACGTCTTCGCCTGGGGCTCCGGCTTCTTCCTCTACCTGGCCCTGTTCGCGCTGGTGATGCTCCGATTCATCCGCCACGAGCCGATGCCCTGCGGAATAGCCCCGTCAATATGGATAAACCTGGGCCCCATCGGAGCGGGGACGAGCACCCTCTACGCTCTGGTCAAGGCGAGCGATTTCATAACGGTGAAGGAGCCGTTCTTAGTCTTCGGTCTGCTCTTCTGGGGCTTCGGCGTATGGTGGCTCGTCATGGCGATCCTGATGACGCTCCACTACGTCAGGAAGCTCAACCTCCCCTACAGCCTCGCCTGGTGGGCGTTCATATTCCCCCTCGGCGCCTACGTCAGTGCCACCTTCAACGTTGGAACAGCCTTCGAGATAAACGCCATCGTTAACTTCGGCTTCCTCCTCTACTGGCTCCTCTTAGTGATATGGCTGGTCACGGGGATAAAAACGGTGAAGTTGGTGGGGACAAAACATAAAGCCAAATGA